The Cyanobacteria bacterium GSL.Bin1 nucleotide sequence CCGGATGCACTGCTTCCAACAATGGGGGGACAAACAGCATTGAATGTTGCGGTGGATTTGGCCAATGCTGGGGTTTTAGAAGCCTATAATGTAGATTTAATTGGTGCGAAACTGCCCGCGATTGAAATGGCAGAAGATCGCTTGCTGTTTAAAGAGGCGATGGCACGAATTGATATTCCCGTTTGTCCGTCGGGAATTGCCAGTAGTATTGAGCAAGCAAAGGTCATCGCGCAACAAGAAATTGGCAGTTATCCTATTATTATTCGTCCTGCTTATACCCTTGGGGGAAGTGGCGGGGGAATTGCTTATAATCAAGAAGAGTTTGAAGAAAAAGCCCAACTGGGGCTCGATGCCAGTCCCGTTTCCCAAATTCTCATTGAACGGTCTTTATTGGGTTGGAAAGAGTACGAGTTAGAAGTGATGCGCGATTTAGCGGATAATGTCGTAATTATCTGCTCGATCGAGAACCTGGATCCGATGGGTGTTCATACCGGCGACTCGATTACGGTTGCACCGGCGCAAACCTTGACGGATAAAGAATATCAACGGCTGCGGGATTATTCTAAGAAAATTATTCGTGAAATTGGCGTGGAAACTGGTGGATCCAATATTCAGTTTGCGGTGAATCCTGATGATGGGGAAGTCGTCGTGATTGAAATGAATCCCCGCGTTTCGCGATCCTCGGCGTTAGCCTCCAAAGCCACCGGATTTCCGATCGCGAAGTTTGCAGCAAAATTAGCTGTGGGCTATACCCTTGATGAAATTCCGAATGATATCACCAAGCAAACCCCCGCTTCCTTTGAACCGACCATTGATTATGTGGTGACTAAGATTCCCCGGTTTACCTTTGAGAAATTCCCCGGTTCTACCCCGAATTTAACCACGCAAATGAAGTCGGTGGGAGAGGCAATGGCAATCGGACGCACCTTCTGTGAATCCTTCCAAAAGGCGCTGCGATCGCTGGAAACAGGACGTATGGGGTGGGGATGCGATCAAAAAGAAATCCTACCCTCTCTGACACAGGTTCGTGCTAACTTACGCACCGCAACCCCAGAGCGCGTTTTTGCGGTTCGTCATGGGTTCCACTTAGGAATGACGGTAGAAGAGATTTATCGGTTAACCGGAATTGATCGCTGGTTTTTAAGCAATTTAGAACGAATGATTGCTAGTGAGAAGTTCCTGAAAGCAACGCCGTTAGATCAAATCACCGCCGAACAAATGCGGGAAATTAAACAGTTAGGCTTCAGTGACCCGCAAATTGCCTTTGCCACAAAAACCACAGAAGGAGAGGTTGCCGAAAAACGGCGGGAACTGAATGTTTTCCCTGTTTATAAAATGGTGGATACCTGTGCTGCAGAATTTGAAGCCTTTACCCCCTATTACTATTCCACCTATGAAGTGGGCGAATCGGAAGTCATTCCCTCTGAGAAGCCGAAAGTGATGATTTTAGGGGGAGGACCGAACCGCATTGGACAAGGGATTGAATTTGACTATTGTTGCTGTCATGCGTCTTTCTCACTGGGCGATGCAGGTTATGAGACGATTATGGTCAACTCTAACCCCGAAACCGTTTCTACCGATTATGACACCAGCGATCGGCTTTATTTTGAACCCCTCACGCGAGAAGATGTCTTTAATATTATTGCCGTAGAACGTCCACGGGGAATTATTATTCAATTTGGCGGACAAACGCCCTTAAAACTTGCCGTTTCTCTGGAAGAATATCTCCATCGCCATCAAGACACGATTCCTACCAAAATCTGGGGAACCTCTCCCGATTCCATTGATATTGCCGAAGATCGAGAACGGTTTGAACAAATTTTACGCCAGTTAGTGATTGATCAACCGCCCAATGGACTGGCGCGGAGTTATGATGAAGCCTTGGTGATTGCGGGGAATATTGGCTATCCCGTGGTTGTGCGTCCATCTTATGTTCTCGGGGGTCGCGCCATGGAAATTGTCTATTCTGATGAAGAATTAGAACATTACATGAATTTTGCAGTGCAGGTGGAACCGGAACATCCGATTCTGATTGATAAATTTTTAGAGAACGCAATTGAAGTTGATGTGGACGCGATCGCGGATCAAGAAGGGAATGTGGTCATTGGTGGCATTATGGAACACATTGAACAAGCTGGGATTCACTCTGGCGATTCCGCCTGTTCTCTCCCTTACGTCTCTCTCACCGATACCGTTCTCGCCACCATCCGCAAGGCAACTGCCCAACTGGCAACTGCGCTGAAAGTGGTGGGCTTGATGAACATTCAATTTGCAGTCCAAGGCGAAACGGTTTACATCCTAGAAGCCAACCCTCGCGCCTCTCGCACCGTTCCCTTTGTCTCCAAAGCAACAGGCTTTCCGCTAGCAAAAATTGCCTCTTTGATCATGTCCGGCAAAACCTTAGCCCAACTCAACTTCACCGAAGAACCGCGCCCTGACCATATCGCCGTCAAAGAAGCGGTGTTTCCCTTTGATAAATTCCCCGGTACCGATGTCATTTTAGGTCCCGAAATGCGTTCCACTGGGGAAGTGATGGGAATTGACTATGAGTTTGGAAAAGCCTTTGCCAAAGCCGAACTTGCAGCGGGTCAACGCTTACCTCTCTCGGGAACTGTTTTTGTCTCTACCAATAACCGCGATAAACCATCCGTCATTCCCGTCGTGAAAGATTTTATTGAACTGGGGTTTAATATTATTGCCACGGAAGGCACGAAAGCAGCTTTAGAAGCGGAAGGATTAGAGGTGGAACTCATTTTGAAACTCCACCAAGGTCGTCCTCACGTCTTGGATGCCATTAAAAACCGGAATATCCAACTGATTATCAATACCCCCACTGGACAAGAAGCGCAGACGGATGGTCAACTCATCCGGCGCACCGCATTAGCCTACAAAATTCCAGTGGTCACAACAATCGCGGGTGCAAGAGCAAATGTTGCTGCCATTCGGGCACTCCAATCGGGATCATTAGAGGTGAAGGCGTTACAAGAGTATATTCAAGCCGGGTGAAGATCAGCTGCGATCGCGCTTTAGCACTTTTATTATTATCTTGCTTCCGGTATTTCTGTTCTCCGCGCACGCTGTCGTTTTTTATTGCTCATTCTCAATTGTTCAGGTCAAAGTAAACATGTTAGATCAAGAGGGAATAAAAAACTATGTGACATTATATGGAGAGATTCTAAATCGACATCAAATCACTGCTTCTGATGACGATCTGAATAAAATTTATAACTTAATATTGCTAATCTTTAAACTTGATGATTTGTATGATTCTGCCAATGACGTACCTGATCAAGTTGAGTTAAATAAAATCAGAAAAGAGATGATTGCACTAATGCCTGATTGTCATCCGATTGCTATGAATGCAATTCAACTTGTGTTCACTGCAATGCATGATGAAGCTCATTCGGATTTAAGTCAATCTCTCAATTATTACTTAAATATTTGTGGCAAAAGTATCGGTGCTCAGCTTGTTTCTAGCTATTTAGCCAGTAAAGAAGGGATTGATTGGAAGATTTGGTTTTCAAATCTGATGGTTGAATTTAATAATGAAATCAATGATATTATTAGACTGGCTAATGATTATTTAGATATAACAGTTGATGTTAAAAGAATGTCGGAAGAGGTATCTCAAATCAAAGCCAAACATTTTTTCTCCAGTAAATTAGAATTCAAAAACTATTTATGCTATAGATATTTCTATCATAAAATTCGCTATTACCTTTATTTAGCTCGTTTTAAATATTTAAACCTTGCTTCGCAGTGGAGAGATTATTTAGTGGCTATCAACTGTGCAGAATCAGTACTTGATTTTGCGGTCAAAACTTATATTACTGACAAAAAATCAGGTCGAGAACCAGAGCATTAGCAATATGATTAGGGTCTGTTGAAAAAGTCACTTGGCGGGTTGAAGGGAGTGAATCGGGAATCGGGAATCAAAGATTCTCCTTCATTTCAAAACTGACAGACTACTAGGGTGGCGCGCTGACAACTCGGAAGCCAAATCAATAGCAGCTTTCAAACTCTGACAACTTGCCACTCCTTTTCCGGCAATGTCAAAAGCAGTACCATGATCAGGAGAAGTGCGAATAAACGGTAAGCCAATCGTCGTATTAATGGCTTCGTCAAATGCCATTAACTTGACTGGAATTAAACCTTGGTCATGATAAAGGGCAAGATAAGCATCCGCAGCACTCACACTTCCATCTTGAAACCAGGCATATCCGGGCTTGACCCACAAGGTATCAGGAGGAACCAATCCCACTAATTCCACATCCGGATCGGTCTCACGGGCTTGTTCCAGCCAGAGGGATAACCACTCTTGTTCCTCTGTTCCCAATTGTCCAGCTTCTCCACTGTGGGGATTTAAACCCGCGATCGCGATTTGCGGTTGGGCAATGCTGAAGTCTTGTTTGAGCGTCCGAATCAATAGGTCGAGCTTTTGCGTCATCAACGCTGGCGTTAAGGTCTGGGGAACTGCCTGCAGGGGAATATGAGTCGTTGCCAGAAGGGTGCGTAACGTCCAACCGGTATGGGGAGATTGCGCCACAAATAACATGCCAAACTGTTCGACGTTTGCGGCTTGCGCCAATACTTCCGTTTGTCCCGGATAATAATGTCCGGCTAACTTCCAAGCAGATTTCGCGATTGGGGAGGTAACAATGCCATCAAAGTTTCCCTTGAGTGTTTCTTGAATCGCCGTATTGAGGTAAGCAAAACTGGCTGCGCCACTGGCAGCATTCCCTAAACCCAATTCAATTTGTTCGATTGTGTTACGAGACAGAGGAACGTCTAACAGGTCAATTTCATCAACAGACGCTAAATCTTCCTGATGGCGTAGTTGCTGGGCTGTTCTTTCCAGCAGCGATCGCGTCCCCACTACTGTGATCTGACATCGTTCGGTCAAAGCCCGATCAGCCAGGGCTTTTAAAACAATTTCCGGTCCAATCCCTGCCGGATCTCCCAACGTGAGAGCTAAACGAGGATACGCTTCACGCTTCATCATGTCTTCCCTCATGCACAAGGACGAAGTTTAAAGTTTACAACGACCGCTGTTATGTTGTCATGACCCTGTTGAATCTTGGCAAAATGAATGAGATCTAACAGGCCTTGTTCTAAATTTACCTTTGATTGCAATAAAGGCATCAAACAATTCTTCCCTTGTTCTTCTAAGAAATCTCCATCTGATAGACCATCACTACATAAAATTAATAAACTATCTTCCTGGACTTCTAAAAATTGGATATCAGGTTCCACCTTGCTATTCTTGCGGGGTCCTAAGGCTTGGGTCAATTGATACGCATTAGTCAGATTATAAGCATCTTCTGGGGCAACTCCCTTTGCAATCTCCTCTTGACCTACCTCATGATCCACTGTTAACTGTAAAAGATGGCCATAGCGATTCATTTGATAAGCGCGAGAATCTCCTACGTGCGCAATAACTAGCTGCGTATCTTGAACAAGCGCCATGACTAACGTTGTTCCCATACGCCCTGATCCTGACCGCGCTTTTTCCTGGTTCACTTCATAAATTTTCTCATTTGCTAATAAAATCCCTTCCCGAATCGTCTCTTCATTAGGAAGTTCATCCTGCCAATGCTTTTCAAAATAGCGTTGGAGGATTTCCACTGCCATGGTACTTGCCACCTCTCCTGCCGAATGTCCTCCCATCCCATCGCAGACAACATATAATCCTCTAACTTGTGTTGTTGCCCCTTGCGGTGACTCTTCCTTACGAATTTGTGTATAAATCCCATAATAATCTTCATTATGGCGACGACGACCAATGTCAGTGCCCCCAGCTTGATCTAACCGGTCTAGTTGCATGGCAAGAGCCAATGTGGGAATCTCTTCCGCATCTGTCATTAAATCGCCTAAAGCTAATTTAGCATCTTTTTCAAAACTATCTTCATTGGGGGGGGATTGATTATAATTTTCGGTTGAGCTCATTGTTAGTTACACGATTCTGAATGTAAAACGATTGAGTGATGTCAGATGCCGAATATCAAGCAGTTTTCTGTAAGTGAGGATAGCATAGTAGATCAAGGGATTGACACGGGACAGTTAATGAGTAAATATTTCTTGTTAACTCTCCTTATGAATCGCTAGAATCTTAATAAAGAGAACCAAATTATTAGTGAAGTTTCAGGCACTCGACAGTTATCTCCTCTGATTCTCAGAACGAATGTGTTGCTAAGTTACAAATCATTAACGACACAGACTAGGGGATAGCTTTCTGTTACTTTAACTATTGTCTACTCTTAGCTTTTACTCTCCTCTCCCTCTAATTTGACACATTTTTAAAACCTTGAAATTTAAATCTCTCATAAATAGTTTATGACGTATAAAATTTTAGTAATTGATGACAAAGATTTCATCCGACAAAAAATTGTTGAACTGCTTACCAATGAACAGTTTGAAGTTATACAAGCAGTTAATGGTAAGCAAGGAGTGCAATTAGCAATCCGAGAACAACCTCACCTCATTATTTGTGATATTGTAATGCCTGACTTAAGGGGTGATCAAGTCTTAGAAAAATTAAGACAAATCTCGGAAACCAGTTCAATTCCTTTTATTTTTTTAACTGCTCGATCCAATCACTCATCGCGTTGGCAAGCGGGAAAGCTCGGTCTCGATGATTATTTGGTTAAACCTTTTACAAAAGAGGAGCTGATCAGAGCTGTTCGTAGCCGTTTGCAGAAGCAGACCTTTTTTCTGGCTCAACTCAATTCCTGTTATGAACAAGTGAAGCAATTAAAACATAAAAATCAACAGATAGAAAACCGAAAAGAAGTGGAAGAAGAAATCATTAGCAATTTTGTTGAAGATTTGCGAGGAAACTTTAGCAAGCTTAACTTAGCTGTTCAGTTACTCAAAAAAGAAGCGAGTCCCGAGAAGCGAGCTCGTTATATTGCTATTTTAGAACAGGAACTGGCTTCAGAGCTCCAGCTTTTAAATAAGGTTTCTCATCTCCAAACTCTCATGAAGTCTGAAGATTTCAGTTTCCTTGAACAATATAAATTCCTAGACAACAGTAATGAAAATGAGGCTGAACAGACTTCACCTGGTGCTACGATTCAGCAAGAATATTAGCACCTCAAAGAGGAAATTTCCTCACGGGGTGACAACCCGGGTCTGATTGAGACTGGGGTTAGGTTTTCGGGAACAAGACGTCGACATCTCGATGCCGAAAAACCGCTGCATTGGCTTTTGGGATTAGGTCGAACCGGATTTGTTAGGTCAGAAGCCAGTCACGATGAAGAAATTTCCCCATCACCTAAACCCGTTAGGTCATAGGGTGTTAGCCCGCGCTGCTAGGAAGACCAAGCCGAAGGCATTACTTTGCGACCTAACTTTTAAGTTCTAATTCTGAGGTGATGTTGGGCCGATAGCCCCTTTGATAAGCAAAATAACTGAGTTGAGTACGATTCTTAAGGTTTAACTTACTCAGAATATTGCTGAGATGAGTTTGAACCGTCCGGGGACTAATATATAGACGCTGGCTGATTTCTTTGTTCGTAAATCCTTGAATGACTTTCCAGAAGACCCGTTCTTCGGCAGAGGTGAGGAAAAGGAGATCGTCTGTCGGTACAAGATCAGGAGAGTCAAGGTTTGTGGCTTCAGCTTTCTCACTTAAGTTTATGTCGGTTTGCTGAGTTTGTAAAAGCCTTACTATTTCAGCATTAACACGGTCCGCTCTTTCAAGATGCAGTTGAATTCTTAAATTCAGTTCTTCGAGCTTGACGGGTTTAGTAATATAATCGTCAGCCCTAAGGGCTTGCGCTTTTTCTAGATCTTGAAGCTGACTTTTAGCGGTTAAGAAAATAAAGGGTACGAGTTGACCGTCGGCGCGCGATCGCACTTGACGACAGAAGCTAAACCCATCCATCCCTGGCATAGCCACATCGGATAGAATGAGATGCGGTTGGAAACTCTCGTATTTACTTAAACCTTCTTGTCCTGATCGGGCTTCTTGAACGAAATAGTGACGTTGGATGAAATCAACGGTTAATGCTTGTCGAAACACTAGATCGTTATCGACAACAAGTATCTTTTTCATGGTTTGATCTTAGATTATTGTGATATAAATCATTATAGTATTATTATACAGATCATACAAACTAAAAAAGAATCTCACTAACTTCCTTTATGAACTATGGCAGACATGACAGCGCGATCTCAAGGAGTGAGAAGCCGAGTCGGATTCAGATTGGGGTTAGGTTTTCCGGATTCGGGGTTCGGGCGTGGGGTTAATTGGTAACTAATCACTGTTCAAACCAAGCATCAATCCCAAACCCCAGTGCCCGCTTTGGCTTCAGTTCTCTCGCCAGTCGAAACACAGCTTCTCTTGCCACAGTCGTTTCCATGACCGAAGAAAATACCAGATCCAGTGAATACTGTTGACATAAGTCTCGCAGTAAACGCGGCGATCCCGCGATCGCGCACTTGAGCACAAAAATACCGCGCCATCCTCTTTCATAGCAAGCTTGCAACTGTCGCAACGTTCCCACTGATTCATCTAAGGCAATCGGGGTTTTAAAGGTTGCTGCAAGTTCCTGCATCTGCTCAAACTGATGGGGCGGAAGGGGTTGTTCGATAAATTCCACTTTCCCCGATACATCCGCCTTTTGCAACCACTGTTGCGTTTCTTGCAGCGTTAACCCGCCATTAGCATCAAGCCGTAATTGCATTTGATCCGGAAGAGCCTGGGTTAACTGTTCAAACCAAGCCAACTCTTCTGCTAAAGAGAAAACGCCAATTTTCCATTTGAACGTCTGTTGTCCCTGTTGCCAAGGGGATTGCCAGGCTTGTAATCCCTCTTCTCCCGCCGGTAAGAGAGTACTTAAGGATAACTCTTTTTCTGGCGTTTCTTCAGGGAAAAAATTTTCTAAAGCCGACTCAAAAGCAAACTGACAAGCAGGCAATTTTTCAGGAATCTCCCTGATTTCTGTTGCTGTAATCCCTTGGGAATATTGAGAACAAAAAGCAAGTGCTTGGTCTAAAGTTTCGGAACCAAAACGAGGAAGTGGGGCAATTTCACCATAACTGATCTGTCCTTCTGGATCTTGCAAAGCAATCATAATTCCTTCGCGAATTTTCCATTCTCCAGAACTGGTTTTCAAAGGACGGTAAAACGGTCGTTTATAGGCGGTAAATAATAATTGATAATTAATAACTAATAATTGATAATTAAATGTATTGTTCATTTTAACCGGTTACTCAGAGGAAAACGCCATGTATAACCCAGATAGTGCCATTGAAGCCATCCAAGCCCGAGAAATCCTAGATTCACGAGGAAGACCGACTGTGGAAGCACAGGTGCAGTTAACCAGTGGTGCGATGGGGTTAGCACAAGTACCCAGCGGCGCGTCCACGGGTAGCTTTGAAGCCCACGAATTGCGAGATGGCGATCAACGCTATGGCGGAAAAGGGGTTCTTAAAGCAGTAGAGAACATTCAAGATAAACTGGCACCTGCTTTGATGGACTTAGATGCCCTGGATCAGGTCTTAATTGATCAAACGATGCGTGACCAAGATGGGTCGGAAAATAAGTCCAATCTTGGCGCAAATGCGATTTTAGCCGTGTCTCTGGCAACCGCCAAAGCAGCAGCCGATCATTTAATGCTTCCCCTCTATCGCTACTTAGGGGGACCAATGGCAAATGTCCTCCCCGTTCCCTTTATGAATGTCATTAATGGCGGTGAACACGCATCCAATAATGTGGATTTTCAGGAATTTATGATTGTGCCCATTGGTGCGCCCACATTTGGTGAAGCCTTGCGTTGGGGGGCAGAAATTTTTAGTGCGTTGAGTAAAGTGTTAGATTCCAAAGGTTTACTAACTGGGGTTGGTGACGAAGGCGGATTTGCGCCCAATTTAGATTCCAATCGTGCTGCACTGGAAATTCTCATGGTTGCCATTGAAAAAGCAGGCTATCAACCCGGCAAACAAATTGGTTTGGCCTTAGATGTAGCAGCCAGTGAATTTTATCAAGATGGCAAGTATATCTATGAAGGAAGTGAACATTCGCCAGCAGAATTAATTAATTATCTCAATGATTTAGCGAGCGATTATCCGATTATTTCCATTGAAGATGGGTTATATGAAGATGACTGGGATAATTGGCGAATCCTTACAGAAAAACTGGGATTACGGACGCAATTAGTCGGCGACGACCTCTTTGTCACTAATCCGATCCGTCTGCAAAAAGGAATTGAAACCGATTCTGGAAACGCAATTTTAATTAAGCTCAACCAAATTGGGACCCTTAGCGAAACCCTAGAAACAATTGATCTCGCCCATCGTCATCAGTATAGCTGTATGATTAGTCATCGTTCAGGAGAAACCGAAGATACCACCATTGCTGACTTAGCAGTGGCAACCCGCGCCGGACAAATCAAAACCGGTTCCCTCTCTCGTAGCGAACGCATTGCCAAGTATAACCAGTTACTACGGATTGAACAAGAACTCGGCGATCGCGCTGTTTATGCCCCCACTGCTGGCTGGGGTCCTCGTTTCGGACGCGATTAACCCCCTCTCAATTAGCTTGATTCCCCCACTTGGGGGAACTTTCGTTTTGAGGGATTAACCAATGACTAATGACCAATGACGCTTTTTTTACCCTTGCCTTAGCTAATGCCTTCTCCGTCGATGTTAATGAATTACCCCTATCGATGATTCTGTCTTGGTACGAACAAAAAGCCGTTGCCATTTTGTTGACCTTACTCTATCTTGGCATTAAAGATATTCGCTTGGGTTCCACCTTACCGGCTTTTATTTCCCAGAATGTTTTTCAACTTTTATCCCAACAGTACAACTTGAAAAAAATCTCGACGCCTGAACAAGATTTAGCCGCTTGTTTGCAACACTAGGCTTGGTTGATTGTAGTTGCTAATTTTCCGAGTGAATTTAACGTTTAAAGTATTCAACCAGATAATCTAACAAACAATGGAGGATAAAAGAATTATCCTCCGCTGTCATCAAAACTGATAAATACTGTTCAGTGAAACTTTCTTGTGAAGTTTATTCTCTTAAACTTTCTTAAAAAGAAGTAATATAATTTTAAGTAAATTTTTATTGCTTTTATAAAGTAAAAAAATAACTTTAGATATACTGAATTTATATCAGTAAAAGCCGATTT carries:
- a CDS encoding o-succinylbenzoate synthase gives rise to the protein MNYQLLFTAYKRPFYRPLKTSSGEWKIREGIMIALQDPEGQISYGEIAPLPRFGSETLDQALAFCSQYSQGITATEIREIPEKLPACQFAFESALENFFPEETPEKELSLSTLLPAGEEGLQAWQSPWQQGQQTFKWKIGVFSLAEELAWFEQLTQALPDQMQLRLDANGGLTLQETQQWLQKADVSGKVEFIEQPLPPHQFEQMQELAATFKTPIALDESVGTLRQLQACYERGWRGIFVLKCAIAGSPRLLRDLCQQYSLDLVFSSVMETTVAREAVFRLARELKPKRALGFGIDAWFEQ
- a CDS encoding response regulator → MKKILVVDNDLVFRQALTVDFIQRHYFVQEARSGQEGLSKYESFQPHLILSDVAMPGMDGFSFCRQVRSRADGQLVPFIFLTAKSQLQDLEKAQALRADDYITKPVKLEELNLRIQLHLERADRVNAEIVRLLQTQQTDINLSEKAEATNLDSPDLVPTDDLLFLTSAEERVFWKVIQGFTNKEISQRLYISPRTVQTHLSNILSKLNLKNRTQLSYFAYQRGYRPNITSELELKS
- the pdxA gene encoding 4-hydroxythreonine-4-phosphate dehydrogenase PdxA, with the protein product MREDMMKREAYPRLALTLGDPAGIGPEIVLKALADRALTERCQITVVGTRSLLERTAQQLRHQEDLASVDEIDLLDVPLSRNTIEQIELGLGNAASGAASFAYLNTAIQETLKGNFDGIVTSPIAKSAWKLAGHYYPGQTEVLAQAANVEQFGMLFVAQSPHTGWTLRTLLATTHIPLQAVPQTLTPALMTQKLDLLIRTLKQDFSIAQPQIAIAGLNPHSGEAGQLGTEEQEWLSLWLEQARETDPDVELVGLVPPDTLWVKPGYAWFQDGSVSAADAYLALYHDQGLIPVKLMAFDEAINTTIGLPFIRTSPDHGTAFDIAGKGVASCQSLKAAIDLASELSARHPSSLSVLK
- a CDS encoding serine/threonine phosphatase, whose product is MSSTENYNQSPPNEDSFEKDAKLALGDLMTDAEEIPTLALAMQLDRLDQAGGTDIGRRRHNEDYYGIYTQIRKEESPQGATTQVRGLYVVCDGMGGHSAGEVASTMAVEILQRYFEKHWQDELPNEETIREGILLANEKIYEVNQEKARSGSGRMGTTLVMALVQDTQLVIAHVGDSRAYQMNRYGHLLQLTVDHEVGQEEIAKGVAPEDAYNLTNAYQLTQALGPRKNSKVEPDIQFLEVQEDSLLILCSDGLSDGDFLEEQGKNCLMPLLQSKVNLEQGLLDLIHFAKIQQGHDNITAVVVNFKLRPCA
- the carB gene encoding carbamoyl-phosphate synthase large subunit, with protein sequence MPRRTDLKKILVLGAGPIVIGQACEFDYSGTQACKALREEGYDVVLVNSNPATIMTDPETTERTYIEPLTPEIVEKIIAKERPDALLPTMGGQTALNVAVDLANAGVLEAYNVDLIGAKLPAIEMAEDRLLFKEAMARIDIPVCPSGIASSIEQAKVIAQQEIGSYPIIIRPAYTLGGSGGGIAYNQEEFEEKAQLGLDASPVSQILIERSLLGWKEYELEVMRDLADNVVIICSIENLDPMGVHTGDSITVAPAQTLTDKEYQRLRDYSKKIIREIGVETGGSNIQFAVNPDDGEVVVIEMNPRVSRSSALASKATGFPIAKFAAKLAVGYTLDEIPNDITKQTPASFEPTIDYVVTKIPRFTFEKFPGSTPNLTTQMKSVGEAMAIGRTFCESFQKALRSLETGRMGWGCDQKEILPSLTQVRANLRTATPERVFAVRHGFHLGMTVEEIYRLTGIDRWFLSNLERMIASEKFLKATPLDQITAEQMREIKQLGFSDPQIAFATKTTEGEVAEKRRELNVFPVYKMVDTCAAEFEAFTPYYYSTYEVGESEVIPSEKPKVMILGGGPNRIGQGIEFDYCCCHASFSLGDAGYETIMVNSNPETVSTDYDTSDRLYFEPLTREDVFNIIAVERPRGIIIQFGGQTPLKLAVSLEEYLHRHQDTIPTKIWGTSPDSIDIAEDRERFEQILRQLVIDQPPNGLARSYDEALVIAGNIGYPVVVRPSYVLGGRAMEIVYSDEELEHYMNFAVQVEPEHPILIDKFLENAIEVDVDAIADQEGNVVIGGIMEHIEQAGIHSGDSACSLPYVSLTDTVLATIRKATAQLATALKVVGLMNIQFAVQGETVYILEANPRASRTVPFVSKATGFPLAKIASLIMSGKTLAQLNFTEEPRPDHIAVKEAVFPFDKFPGTDVILGPEMRSTGEVMGIDYEFGKAFAKAELAAGQRLPLSGTVFVSTNNRDKPSVIPVVKDFIELGFNIIATEGTKAALEAEGLEVELILKLHQGRPHVLDAIKNRNIQLIINTPTGQEAQTDGQLIRRTALAYKIPVVTTIAGARANVAAIRALQSGSLEVKALQEYIQAG
- a CDS encoding phosphopyruvate hydratase — protein: MYNPDSAIEAIQAREILDSRGRPTVEAQVQLTSGAMGLAQVPSGASTGSFEAHELRDGDQRYGGKGVLKAVENIQDKLAPALMDLDALDQVLIDQTMRDQDGSENKSNLGANAILAVSLATAKAAADHLMLPLYRYLGGPMANVLPVPFMNVINGGEHASNNVDFQEFMIVPIGAPTFGEALRWGAEIFSALSKVLDSKGLLTGVGDEGGFAPNLDSNRAALEILMVAIEKAGYQPGKQIGLALDVAASEFYQDGKYIYEGSEHSPAELINYLNDLASDYPIISIEDGLYEDDWDNWRILTEKLGLRTQLVGDDLFVTNPIRLQKGIETDSGNAILIKLNQIGTLSETLETIDLAHRHQYSCMISHRSGETEDTTIADLAVATRAGQIKTGSLSRSERIAKYNQLLRIEQELGDRAVYAPTAGWGPRFGRD
- a CDS encoding response regulator, with translation MTYKILVIDDKDFIRQKIVELLTNEQFEVIQAVNGKQGVQLAIREQPHLIICDIVMPDLRGDQVLEKLRQISETSSIPFIFLTARSNHSSRWQAGKLGLDDYLVKPFTKEELIRAVRSRLQKQTFFLAQLNSCYEQVKQLKHKNQQIENRKEVEEEIISNFVEDLRGNFSKLNLAVQLLKKEASPEKRARYIAILEQELASELQLLNKVSHLQTLMKSEDFSFLEQYKFLDNSNENEAEQTSPGATIQQEY